A window of Rhipicephalus microplus isolate Deutch F79 chromosome X, USDA_Rmic, whole genome shotgun sequence genomic DNA:
TGCGAATAGTTCCTATATTCCAAAAAGCAATGAAGTTTGATTCCTGAGATGCGTCTAGTTTTTACTTGCTGCCTTCCAAAATTTGGTGGCGAATGCGCTGAATTTTTTCGCACACATTTTCTGTACAAAAGAGCTTTTTTCGTTCATATGCTTCCACGAACAGTAGATGTACCCTCACTCACGCGATTTTCGCAATAACAAGTTAGGAGAAGGCCTATTAAGTATCATTTAATAAAGAGACTCTTTATATAGAAAGTCTAAAAGGTGAGCTGACaagaaaaatttaaaaataaaaccaTCTTAGTGCAGCTACCACGTTTTATTGATCTCTGTTCTCCCTGTATGCTGTgatcgacgagcagcagcggtcCCTTTTTCAGGGGCGGCGGCCACGTGACTTGCGGCCAACGTAAGCGCAGACGCACGCCACGGGCATATCCTCCACCTTGTCTACGTAGACCCTACCAACGCGGCGCATCACGGTCATCGGTCGGTTGACCTCCAAGCAACGGTAGCCCCTCCGCTTGCTGCAAGTGCTGCCGGGGCACATGCAGCGCACGGTGGTCACCAGCCTAGGCAGTCGGCGCCGGTCGAAGCTGGTCAGGAAGCGGAACGGACATGTTGAGCGGTCCTGCACCGCCGGACTTGTCTCCAGCGGCAGGCAACCGCGCTCGTGCAGCGTCAACTTGTCATCCAAATCTTCTCTGTCCGCCAACGGAGGCACCGGCAGAAGTGGTAGTGATGTTGGCGGCATCGTTGTTATGCGGTTGTTGCGGTTGGCACGCGATAGCACCGCTTTCACCTTGCGCAAAACGCTGCGACTGGTCTTACCCGGCCACATCGAAGACTTCCTTGCGGTCGCGCGTTGACGTTCAACCGTCTGGAAACCGAGACCAGAGGGACGCCTTTTATTCCTGCGGCGATCCTGTTTGGTGCACTCCTCAGGCGGCTCTGAGTAGTGGCGAGCTGGCACCGAATCTGGTGGGATGTCAGGACTAGACACATTGTCCGTGGATTTCTGTGGAGGTAGCTGATGTACGCTGACCTGCAAAGCGGGACATCTCAATCGTGTTGACCAGTAAAGATCTATTGGCAAATGAATGAGTTGCAGTCATGTCGAGCTAAGTAACACATCTGGCTAGAGATTTTAACTTGACGAATACAGTGACGCCTGCACTGTGATTGATGTCAAGAATATCATGGCTTGCAGTTTTGATCAGCCGGTATTCTTTCGCGAGCACTGAAATCTTTGAGCAAGAGCGCTTTTTATTGATCAACCAAGTACAGGGCAGCAattaagaaacaaacaaacaaacaagtataGTTGTTATCAATGCCTAAGCTCTACGAAACATCAAACTTACCTAAAAGATTCCAACTCCCGTTGACTAGAATGAACCAATTGGCCAGATTTTAGTATGGAAGTCATTGTGTGAGCCGCACTTGTCTAACAATCACCTAAGGGGTcaaataatatttttttcttcagccAGAAAATCaatgaaggccttattgaactttttgcgtggtagtggcctattgaataggctatagcaccccagctcacttttttttgcgcgtcTATTTCACTCtagctttctttcccatctttcttcccctttCTCCCTTTCCTtcgcgcagggtagcaaaccagatgctccaATCTCttttaaccttcctgccttttcctcgtttattctctctcttatAAGTCCTGACTTTCTACGTGGCTTTCCACGGCCCACCGTAAAGAGATACGGGAAATCTCATTGGTAATTACTACGCTCTCTGCTGAGAGTCTTGAGACTCAAAAAAGAGCGCATCTTGTTAAGGAAGGTTGTATACGTGTAATATCAGGATTCACCGAAAAGAGTCACACTATCTGTCTTTTTTAATGTCTGAGAAAAGGGTTTCAAAATGCCTTTCTAAACATTATTACAGCGTCGTTAGAATAACTTGTTCTTTGGCGTTTAAGTTTGCTTAACATGTTCGTCCCGGTGCAAAGTTTGAAACAGCTCCAGGATTGCCATGCTATACACTATAGTTCATTCACTCTAGTTCTTCCATTTCGTTAGTTGCTTGGTGTTCTGAGTGCATTCAAACCGAATTTGTTAGTATATTGCGTGGTTACAACATGTTTTTTTGTAATTTGAATTCATAGGTTTGCATGTTGCTCCTAAATTTCTTACCCTCATATATACTCTTAAATATGAAACGAAACCCCAATTTAAACATTCTGCGCTTTGAAGATCAGTTGCCTGGGTAAAATAAATTCAGATCTTATATGGCATACTCTTGTGGCATCATGGCATGTTCTTGTGGCATCCATCCTGTGAAATTCAGCCTACCAAAAAGTTACGAATCAGTGCATACAAAAGGGCAGCAAATCTCCCCAAAAATGTAAGAGATAACCGCTTTGTAAAGAAATTGAAAGCGTGGGCGTCAAAGACTACGTTGGGGATTACATGGAAGCTTTTCTCTAAAGAAGGCAGCGGTCTATACAAAGAACTCCTTGGTTCACGCAAGTTTACAAACGTGACGCCGATCCATTAGAGGCTTTCCTCTCTTGTCGTAGCTGCCAAGCACGCACTGCCCCGTTCGTCTTCACTATAGCATCACTACAACTTACATGACTAGAAACGTTTTGCGCTCCGATGGTATAATTTTGCTCAGAGAAAGGCATGCGCTACCATTGTCTTACTCACGAATGTAAAGGCGTTATCATTTGCGACCGAATAAGGACATGCCTTTATTGAAAGGAGGAAAAAAGAGCCTCCCGCGAAATTATACTGCAAAATGACGACAAGGCAATGACCTCACATAAGAGAACTGCCCCATCGTTGAGATTGTTTGCTATTGTACACTGCTATTCTCACCACTCTGTCATCCATCGTTGTTGGCTCTGCAG
This region includes:
- the LOC142776066 gene encoding uncharacterized protein LOC142776066 isoform X2, which codes for MRDAPAGAGGTQRRLRTAARSALAGGILVSPPYNISAAEATWPLAQVIVVRHGVSDLATERDVMERANEVLNASGNPDSPLPFQKDEHRGDLQYGERHGAAEPTTMDDRVVSVHQLPPQKSTDNVSSPDIPPDSVPARHYSEPPEECTKQDRRRNKRRPSGLGFQTVERQRATARKSSMWPGKTSRSVLRKVKAVLSRANRNNRITTMPPTSLPLLPVPPLADREDLDDKLTLHERGCLPLETSPAVQDRSTCPFRFLTSFDRRRLPRLVTTVRCMCPGSTCSKRRGYRCLEVNRPMTVMRRVGRVYVDKVEDMPVACVCAYVGRKSRGRRP
- the LOC142776066 gene encoding uncharacterized protein LOC142776066 isoform X1; this encodes MLLLGVLLPLVMTGVGGGESNRFPSQRPVKNATLPDILPLSRDAPAGAGGTQRRLRTAARSALAGGILVSPPYNISAAEATWPLAQVIVVRHGVSDLATERDVMERANEVLNASGNPDSPLPFQKDEHRGDLQYGERHGAAEPTTMDDRVVSVHQLPPQKSTDNVSSPDIPPDSVPARHYSEPPEECTKQDRRRNKRRPSGLGFQTVERQRATARKSSMWPGKTSRSVLRKVKAVLSRANRNNRITTMPPTSLPLLPVPPLADREDLDDKLTLHERGCLPLETSPAVQDRSTCPFRFLTSFDRRRLPRLVTTVRCMCPGSTCSKRRGYRCLEVNRPMTVMRRVGRVYVDKVEDMPVACVCAYVGRKSRGRRP